The Amblyomma americanum isolate KBUSLIRL-KWMA chromosome 2, ASM5285725v1, whole genome shotgun sequence genome contains the following window.
ATAGCTGAAGATCACTGACGGACGACAAAGCAGTCATATCTCAGAAAGTTTGGCTGCGAAAATTTGTGACCTTACAAAAGAAACTGTTCATTTGCATAATAGAAATTCATTATTCCGACTGGTAGAAAAAATTACAACAAACCTGATTACCTTACATGTGTTGGCAAAGCGAAAGCATCAAAAGCTGTTGATGCCATTACCGAAAGTGGCGCCGCTGGCAGCATCGAGACGAGACTTCCCGATAGACGATGGGAATTATCCGCTCAGGTGGTGTCTCTTCCATCCAGCCAATGGACGAATCATGGCCCACATTCTTTGGCAAAATTTTGAATGTTGAAAGATTGAAAGGTACTGCTACGGAAATATTGATGGTAAAagttcattcttccgatgtgtagcacaatctttcttttaaagttttttcatcACTCGCAATGAGCAGtcaagactgccgtagaaaaccaatagggaacgcttttggcgatagcaaaaatcGTAATAGTAAAAAAGTCAAAGCCTGCCTGCCGgcgagagatctgcggatatattgattgctacagTGAAAACTTACAATAtcttaaaaaaatgcgttcacaGACTCTTTGCCGCTCAAAAAAGCGTTTGTTAGGAacatttgtccagaattgtttatGAGTGACGACATTTTCTCCATGAGGATTTTAATACTATAGCATTAATTATGTCCCAGCGATAACGTAACGTGACTCTTATTCACTTACGACAATCGTGCATCGAACATTCATACCTCTTTGACTCAACTCGAACAATCGAAGTACAAAGGATTCGGCGGCGCGGCTAGAAAACTGCCAAGTAGGAACAGGGCTCGGAGTTGCACGTTTCCAGGAAGAAGTCATGAACAAACGCTTCCCGCTGTCGGTATGCCTCGCGCTTTGCCAGTACAGACCGCTTAGCCATTAGCAGTGACGTATACTTAAGCAGCGGATGTGGTCACCCATCGGATGACCAAAAAATCTCTGAGAGCGGGCACTACTATGAACCGAAAGCAATGATTAAGACTCTAATGGGAGCATCCAGTGTGTCACTAGCGTTGCTAATGTCATTTAACTGAAAAAAAAGCCTGCTGACCGACTATTATGTTGCAAATCTGGGCTAGGTTGCGACGTTAGCTTTCCCGCTTATGTCACTCGTTACGCCATCGCAGGTGAACGAGAAAAAGCTCAGAAGTACAGGTCGTCCAATCTTAGGGTGAACATGCGAGCACATGTCCGCGCTCTTCGAAACGCCAGTTCGTCTAGTGCATAGAACCAAAGTGACAAGTGATGAGGGAACTAGAGGGGATGGTTTCTAGGGTCCTAGTTTACTTCGATGCACGCCCGCGTCTGACGCACTGGCGCTTTAGAGATCGCATCTGCGCTCTCGTGTGTTCACACTAAGACTGGTCGGCGCTAACCTTTCCTAACTCAAGCCGGGCACTCCGAACCGTTTATTCAATGAACAGACGTGTTAAGGTTTTAAGCTGGGCGAGTTAATATGTCACGCTTTTATAAACGACGTAAATGATAACCGATGTGAAAAGAATAAAGAGGAAACTTATAAACGTAGCAAGTCAGTGCACACCTGTGCTGAAGTGGTGCGGCTGTCTCATTATTCCGGTCATGTGCATGGTTCCACTCAGTAAATAAATTCAAATAATAAAGTTttatgaagaaaaggaaatgctCACTAGTTGTCTCGCTCACGGCAGACATTTGAACGACGTCCTGAAGGAAGTAATGGAGGAAGGAGCGCAAAAGATGGAGAGAGTATGAGTGGGGAGGTAGCTCTCGATTTTAGAGCTTGGTTTTTTTACCGCGCAATGACGCCACACAGCACAGAGGTGTTTTTGAATTTCCCTCAgactgaaatgcggccgccaaaGCCTTCATTCAAACTCCCGATCTCGCGCTCAGCTaacgagcgccataactactaaGCCACTTCGGAGGGTGAGAAGCATATATTTAGAGCGACTTGATTTACAACACCTGCGCTGTTTCTATTTTAGGTCATCAATTAGTCGATATCAGTTGTTTTTGTTATAGTGCCGGATCAATCATCTGATCACACCACTTCGGGTACATCAAACCTTCTTGCTGAGTTAACCAATTTATATATAAAAAATTCTATGGCGATTACACATTCTGGGTAATGCGCGTGGTGAGTGCCAGCTAGCTCCCTGTAGCACTTTTGCGAACAATTATTTATCTATTTGTGCTATCAATCATTTATCATTACTCTTGCATGGGACTAACGCCAAGTTCATCCGCGCCTGGAGACTACGGGACTGGCTGCAACACGAAAGCGCTCCCCGCCTGGCGCCCTCTATGTCCTGGCTGACTAACTGCTCCTCGGCGTGCGAGGAGCAGTCGACTTACGCTCAGCTTACGCTACGCGCCCTCCTCTCCTCCCCGCACTTTCTGCGCTCTGTCGGGCACATGGGCGGACGCTTGATGCTGACTGCACCGGCTACTACGCATAAACCGGGAAACTTCGCTTCAGGAGGTAGCACTCGAGGAGTGCCGTGGCCGTACCTACCCTGAGCAGGTTGAACACCGCACTGACTTCGTTTTGGATGGACCGATTTTGCCACGGCTTGACTTCCAGGTCGAGGACAGCGTGGTGGAATATGTTCATCGACCAGTAGCTCTGCAGCTTGTTCCGCCCCGACGAACCCCTCAAGTGCGCCATCACGTCGGCGATTCTTCTGCAGGAACGGTAAACCGCATGGGAAGCACAGAGGTCACTGGCCATGACGATAACCAATTACAAGACTGCACGtataacaatgaaaaagaaaatggctTCACTAAGCAGGAAACCCGGAATGGATAAAGACGCACGCTTATAAAAAGCTACCTCTATCCACAGGTTCTTTCCGCACACGCAGTAATGGGAATAACTCCGTACGGGGTTGAAAGTCTGCGGAATTACGGCTGCTTTCAGCATGTTTTTTTCCCGAGTTGTTTCCATATGATTTCCACCTGATGTACGTGTATCACAACTTTATTGTATAATGTCGGTAGTTTCTATGTAGATTCTACATGCTTTCAGTGAGACAAACTACCAACTTACCCATTCCATTGCCAATTCCACGTTACCCATGCATTAAGCATCCAGAATTGCAGGAATAGTCCCGCAAGTTACTTCAACGGGGTGCAAGGAAGAACTTCTAACGTTCCGACAAACAGGCTTGACAGACTAGCCATTTGCTTTGCTCTGCGAAAGGACAGCAGTCCGTACAGTCATTTGGATGGAGGTAAATGCGAAGAGGTAAATCTGCTCATTGCTTAATGCACTCAGAGTTCATTAAAATGCCCACAAGCCATCTCACAACGTGTGAAAAGTGCGGGACCGACTACGGTCCCGACTTGACGTCTGAACTACCAGACCGCTTTTAAATTAGTTGAAGCATATGCCAAATTTATAACTTGACCGTCAGCGAGGATGTTTAGGTCGGATCTATttttcgccgcaagcgcgtggaGGAGCAGAAATCTTACCCATGCGGGAAGCTGATGGCGAAGCTTGTGTTGGGGAAGCGAGGGACCATGGCGAGCATCTTCTGGACGTCTGCATGGCTGTCGTCCAGCAAGGTGTCCTGTCCTGCCCGGGTGTACAGCGGAATGAAGGCGAAGTCGCACGCCCCTGCCAGGTCTATCGCGCTGTAGTCCTGCTGGAAGGTGCCGAATACGCACCACACCTGTCTCCTCCCCATGGGTCCTGGCGCCAGTGTCGCTACAAGCGGTAAGGGGAAAGCAAGCAGCCGTGGTCAGATGTGGTTCCTTGCGATGCCTGGTGGTTTTGAGCCTTAGAGCTCTAACTGCTTGCATTGGCAGGCAAGGTAGTGTCAACCATTGCTGAATACAGCACTGCGTCCGCCTGCCCTGCTCCTGTCTGTGCACCTTGTCTCACCACATTGTGTAAAACGTCGCGCATGGTGCAATGCGTGACACCCTCAGATAGTTTCCGTCGCCATTTACGCCATAAGCTACGTCAATGCTCTTCCCGTGTAATCTATTCTTTTACGTCCTCCTATAATCCACGAATAATCTGTCCATCGGGTTGCTTTCTGCCGATTAACTTCCTTTACCTGTGTAAAACCCGAATCGTCACAAATTTGTTCAATGCCTCTTCCGACTAGAAACTGAAAGATCCCACACTGAACAAGGATATCGTCATCGTTACCTTGTTTTGCATGCAGGAGCGGAAAGATTGCTAAAGAGTAAGCGCATAGAGCGAGTTGTTGCACTTAAATCCGGAGAATCAAGTATTACTCTCAGAAAATGAAGTGCTTTCACTAAAATTATAAAGCGCTTTTAGACACATTACACTCTTCTGAACATAGAACATATGTGCATTGACGCAAAGTACAAGGCTTGGCTTACTTGTAGTGGTGGTGctcgtagtagtagttgtagtagtggtTGTGGTTGTCGTGGTGGTAGTTGTTGTCGTAGTGGTAGTGGTTGTGGTAGtcgtagtggtggtggtagttgtggTCGTAGTTGTAGTAGTTGTGGTAGTCGTAGTGGTTGTGGTAGTTGTGGTGGTTGTGgtagttgtggtggtggtggtagttgtggtggtggtagttgtggttgtagttgtggtggtggtagttgtggtcgtagttgtggtggtggtagttgtggTCGTAGTTGTAGTGGtagttgtggtggtggtagttgtggTTGTAGTTGTAGTGGTAGTTGTGGTGGTTGTGGTAGTTGTGGttgttgtggtggtggtagttgtggTCGTAGTTGTGGtagttgtggtggtggtagttgtggTTGTAGTTGTAGTGGtagttgtggtggtggtagttgtggTTGTAGTTGTAGTGGTAGTTGTGGTGGTTGTGGTAGTTGtagtggttgtggtggtggtagttgtggTCGTAGTTGTAGTTGTAGTGGtagttgtggtggtggtagttgtggTTGTAGTTGTAGTGGTAGTTGTGGTGGTTGTGGTAGTTGTAGTGGTTGTGGTAGTTGGCGTCGTTGTAGGCATGGTAGGCTCCCGAGGAACTGCGAGTGCAAACAGACAGTGCTTCAGACGCAATGATAAATGAGGCCAGGCTCACTGTGCGGCCAGATGCCGAATACTCAGCTATCTCGACGCCAAAGTCCTCCCTGGCTCATACGCGTATCGCACCATAGAGACACAGTGCTAAATAAATATTTATACAGGCGCATGTTGAAGTGTGAAAAGTATATTCGGGTCAGGCAAGGAAGTCACCAAAGTGAACAGCTCATTACGTACGTGGATAAGAGCGTACTCTTTCGCACTATTGAGTACATTCCCACTGTCAACGGCATTTGCAGTCTCCGTGGCCGATGCCCGGTGCTAAACAATGAGGTCGAGCGGATATTGTGTTCATTTTGAAACTCTCGATTGAAGCTCTCTTGTGGCATTACTAAAGTACTGAGTTGTTATGGGGTTATACACAGAGACTTACCTAGCATGAATTACAGGCTTGGAAAATTGTACAGGGTGACTGATCTAAAGTGAAATGCTATGCTAAACGCGTACACCAACAAGGTAGATAATTCACTTGATTTTTGATTagttttattttcatatttatgTTTATTAACTTTTGCGCTTTTCCTTAATTTTTTAAACCTGCAGAGTTGGGAAGAGTGACACCGCCGTCTGAAGAGCGAACCACTCAAGGCACAATAACTAGAAACCATGTCGGACGCCATCCCCAGTTCTTATGTTTCATTACGTTTTAAGCATTCACTTGACAGCGAAAGCATCTATAGTTGCACTGTGCGTATACTGTTAACAATACAGATAACAATACTTGTAGCGATACGGATCTGTATTCACTGCTCTGCGTGGTGCCAACGGCTTTTTATTTTGTCTAACCAGGCAGTAGCAGGCGAGATAACGTAACGCACCAGGAAAGCTAAGTGATAAGTTCATTTTTTCGGCTCTGGAAATAAACATTGAGGTCGTTGTGCGACATATCCTCGGAATATAGCGGCTGGGCCGGATAGGAGCGTCGGTGGGTAACGGGGGCGCAGCAAACAAACTATGGTTAATATTACAAGTAAATCACACGAGCATGAAAATACTGCAATATATGGCCCGAGGATCCGAAGAAATCCTTAAATATTTCTTCTGAGCTTGGATGCAGGTTACTGCGCACAAGACAGCTAGCCTTCACCGCGCTTGCCTTGCATGAGGATGAGGACCAGGTAGCACAGCACAGCCAGCAGCGCGATGAGGAATGAAAAGAGGAGCAGGACGATGCACCTGTTCTCCCTGGGAGGGCAGAATAAGCTTAGTTTAGTAATAATATTAGTAATTAATGTTAGTCATTGAAATGAACGCTGGAGACAAACTGAGATTGCCCAGTACTGATATGTCACCGTGCTCCAACGAACGAGAGGCTGCTTCTTTTACAAGATAGAAAATACCAAAAAAGAAATAGACGTATCGCTACCATACGTCGTTTTCGCAAACTAATTACAGGTTTTCAACGCATACTTTTTTTTTGAGGTCTGGTCATACCGTTATTCACATCAGAGTGGTGGTCACGGAGCCAGTTTCAATATGACGTGACGGGATTGAAATTACTGGCGAAAAAAAAGGCTTTCATTTCGTCTCGtattattaccttaaagacccctttcgaAGTATTACATAAGCGGCTGTTTCTAAATCTAAAGTAAAAAATTTCAAAATCTAATGCGGCTGTTTCCAAATGTACAATTTTCTGCAATAATGACGTCTTTTCTTGCCGACCAATGATAAGAATAGCTGCGAAGAGCCAAACATGTTTTGCTAACAACAAAATTTGGTGGCTATGTCCTAAGTGTCTACTTAAAGCGACCCATTGAAGAATTAAGGTTATCACACTTAACGCTGTAAAACAGGTCGGCAGAGCTATAATGAGCCTGTTATTCTCCCTCAATCTAAAAATCGCCATggtttagcaaaaaaaaaaaaaaacgcgctacTTGAGTTTCCTCCAAGCACCAAGGTGTTCCAAACTTTTTTGTTTTGCAAGCACTGTGAACTATCGCACTAGTGTGCCGGCATCTACTTAAGTCAGTAATGACGCACTTAGTGTAACCACTCCTTTCTATGCAGCACCGCTGCCTCCGAAGCTATTGGCAATCGAAATTCATTAACCGCTAAATTTCTCTAAATGCGCTAATTTGCGCATGATCACTATGTTGATTATGCATGAATTCTTTGTTAACTATACATGTAATATAAGGTTACTTGGTTATTAACGCATTAAGTTTTATATATTTTCAACAAAATAAAA
Protein-coding sequences here:
- the LOC144119824 gene encoding uncharacterized protein LOC144119824, which produces MVRYASSGAYHAYNDANYHNHYNYHNHHNYHYNYNHNYHHHNYHYNYNYDHNYHHHNHYNYHNHHNYHYNYNHNYHHHNYHYNYNHNYHHHNYHNYDHNYHHHNNHNYHNHHNYHYNYNHNYHHHNYHYNYDHNYHHHNYDHNYHHHNYNHNYHHHNYHHHHNYHNHHNYHNHYDYHNYYNYDHNYHHHYDYHNHYHYDNNYHHDNHNHYYNYYYEHHHYNDTGARTHGEETGVVRIRHLPAGLQRDRPGRGVRLRLHSAVHPGRTGHLAGRQPCRRPEDARHGPSLPQHKLRHQLPAWKNRRRDGALEGFVGAEQAAELLVDEHIPPRCPRPGSQAVAKSVHPKRSQCGVQPAQGAERQTAGFERHPSQCSRTQWRLHNPGSPDLAGQRGAIPRKRQPTPSAVSGRRPHPLDALHGRRVHRRLPAVRHHRSVASE